The following coding sequences lie in one Metallumcola ferriviriculae genomic window:
- a CDS encoding FapA family protein: MVDNLARNKFYELGSETPGFSKGTSAKTGGAESDTNISDDNLSNVDGIIAVRDGKVEMVMPKGSGKYPTITPGNDVKVFINEEEIFDTTVLTNKDAVVLVPDEEKSAADYLVEVEDDLMTAYLSVSYKKGKKYKVMDSEAQKDLVIAAKTVKDLPVFKVHEKDILNDLADKNVICYIDKCKIKVLLARSESFKREKIAQGLKPRLPVDETVEYTFQQKHKSVNNRLINEVISVEPGEVLAIKRAAVVGEPGMDLSGAIKDAPQPKRVEIKVRQGVQLIDDGSKAMAIIAGRPDLTEGYLSVFPVYNHLGNVTPDNGDIEFKGDVEISGNVEDYMIVRASGNVTVYGFVANASIHSGGDLRVHGNVIGSKLYAGGLSALCKEISHYLMNVDGQLRILVRSLNQLESQMVQGKLPVGYAVKLLLEKKFPELPKICVNFAKNIEGGREKYDMLDKSIPDLIDELANIFYGNGPLTKVPNMDALLKLDKKVMESLYLLESLANKRASIYANYVQTSGLVASASIIIGGEGSFQSNLRAGEDIVIKGARAALKGGRVIGNGNVEISEAGNTVGVVTKIDTTAKGTVKIGKVWSGVEVKVGEFRKKYNYREMNVYVSNSRVK; encoded by the coding sequence ATGGTGGACAACTTGGCAAGAAATAAATTTTACGAATTAGGCTCAGAAACCCCAGGTTTTTCTAAAGGCACATCGGCTAAAACCGGTGGTGCGGAGAGTGACACAAATATCAGCGATGATAATTTATCTAATGTGGATGGTATCATAGCGGTAAGAGACGGAAAGGTTGAAATGGTAATGCCAAAGGGATCTGGCAAATACCCGACCATTACACCGGGAAATGATGTCAAGGTTTTTATTAACGAAGAAGAAATTTTCGACACAACAGTGCTGACGAATAAGGATGCAGTAGTTTTGGTCCCGGACGAAGAAAAGTCTGCAGCAGATTACCTTGTCGAAGTTGAGGATGATTTAATGACCGCCTATTTAAGTGTTTCATATAAAAAGGGAAAGAAATATAAAGTAATGGATTCCGAAGCCCAAAAAGACCTGGTGATAGCCGCAAAAACTGTTAAAGACCTTCCGGTTTTCAAGGTTCACGAAAAGGATATATTAAATGACTTGGCGGATAAAAATGTAATTTGCTACATAGATAAATGTAAGATAAAGGTGCTGTTAGCCCGGAGTGAAAGCTTCAAAAGGGAGAAAATAGCCCAGGGCTTGAAGCCTCGGCTGCCTGTAGATGAAACGGTGGAATATACATTTCAGCAGAAACATAAATCAGTTAACAACCGGCTCATAAATGAAGTGATCAGTGTGGAACCGGGAGAAGTATTGGCTATCAAGAGAGCGGCCGTAGTGGGGGAACCGGGCATGGACCTGAGTGGTGCAATCAAGGATGCACCCCAGCCCAAGCGGGTGGAAATTAAAGTACGCCAGGGAGTACAGTTGATAGATGACGGGAGTAAAGCTATGGCGATTATCGCCGGACGCCCCGACCTGACCGAAGGTTATCTCAGCGTGTTTCCCGTGTACAATCATCTAGGTAATGTCACTCCAGATAACGGAGATATTGAATTCAAAGGTGACGTGGAAATATCCGGAAACGTGGAGGACTATATGATAGTTCGAGCCAGCGGTAACGTCACCGTTTATGGTTTTGTTGCCAATGCTTCAATACATTCCGGGGGTGACTTAAGAGTCCACGGCAATGTTATTGGCAGCAAGCTTTACGCCGGGGGGCTTTCGGCATTGTGTAAAGAAATATCCCACTACTTGATGAATGTTGATGGGCAACTACGTATTTTAGTAAGATCTCTCAACCAGCTTGAGAGTCAAATGGTCCAGGGCAAACTACCCGTTGGATATGCGGTTAAGCTGTTGCTGGAGAAAAAATTTCCCGAACTGCCCAAAATATGTGTAAATTTTGCCAAAAATATTGAAGGGGGCAGGGAAAAATATGACATGCTTGACAAGTCCATCCCTGATCTAATTGATGAACTGGCTAATATTTTTTATGGGAACGGCCCTTTAACCAAAGTACCAAATATGGATGCATTATTAAAATTAGATAAAAAGGTTATGGAGTCTCTATATTTATTGGAGAGTCTGGCAAATAAGCGGGCCAGTATTTATGCAAATTACGTCCAGACCTCGGGGCTTGTGGCCAGTGCCAGTATAATCATTGGTGGAGAGGGCAGTTTTCAGTCGAATTTGAGAGCTGGAGAAGATATAGTGATAAAAGGTGCCAGAGCAGCGCTTAAAGGTGGGAGAGTCATTGGTAATGGAAATGTGGAAATTAGTGAGGCAGGAAATACAGTAGGTGTTGTAACAAAAATTGACACCACCGCCAAAGGCACTGTGAAGATTGGTAAAGTTTGGTCTGGGGTGGAGGTAAAAGTTGGTGAATTTCGTAAAAAATATAACTACAGGGAAATGAATGTTTATGTTTCCAACTCCAGGGTTAAATAA
- a CDS encoding Spo0E family sporulation regulatory protein-aspartic acid phosphatase: MKENAQEILDKLVELIAKKGNRVDSREVLELSQKLDKLVVDKMIEINDINEPD, translated from the coding sequence ATGAAGGAAAATGCTCAAGAAATATTAGACAAATTGGTAGAACTAATAGCTAAAAAGGGTAACCGGGTTGATTCGCGGGAAGTGTTGGAACTGAGCCAAAAACTGGATAAACTTGTTGTAGATAAGATGATTGAAATAAACGATATCAATGAACCGGATTAA
- a CDS encoding HD-GYP domain-containing protein gives MYNICEKTASPRFEESLNTVVMLLTSLLETKDIYTSNHSQHVAKLAKEIAKKLGMNKKETELVYVAGLLHDIGKIAVPAHILQKPGKLTRTEFEDIKMHSEIGYRMLQTTGSLFTSVLPMVRHHHERWDGTGYPGKLKGAQIPRGAAVLAVADAYDAMVSNRPYRIARVHSEVLEEIKECSGSQLSPQIVAVFLDNYQEIKNSVMAEPLSKRISPIDWL, from the coding sequence GTGTACAATATTTGTGAAAAAACAGCTAGCCCTAGATTTGAAGAAAGCCTAAACACTGTTGTTATGCTGCTTACGTCATTGCTTGAAACAAAAGACATTTATACAAGTAATCATTCACAACATGTTGCCAAGCTAGCCAAAGAGATAGCAAAAAAACTAGGCATGAATAAGAAAGAAACGGAACTGGTATATGTAGCGGGGTTATTACATGACATTGGGAAAATTGCCGTGCCTGCTCATATACTGCAAAAGCCGGGAAAGCTGACACGAACAGAATTTGAAGACATTAAGATGCATTCGGAGATAGGATACCGTATGCTTCAAACCACAGGTAGTCTTTTTACATCTGTTTTACCCATGGTGAGACATCATCATGAGCGATGGGATGGCACCGGATATCCGGGCAAACTCAAGGGAGCACAGATTCCCCGGGGTGCAGCAGTTTTGGCGGTGGCCGATGCTTATGATGCCATGGTGTCCAACCGGCCTTACCGCATTGCCCGAGTTCATTCAGAGGTGCTAGAAGAAATAAAAGAGTGTTCCGGAAGCCAATTAAGCCCCCAAATTGTGGCAGTATTTTTAGACAATTATCAAGAAATCAAAAATAGCGTAATGGCGGAACCTTTGTCCAAGCGGATCAGTCCTATTGATTGGCTATAG
- a CDS encoding HD domain-containing phosphohydrolase, whose amino-acid sequence MLDSNVMFEIIMSQIIHIVATFNRISNYSFSFCEKNQLKELGLTVDGVNVCQGCDYDCPAKNSGAVYENSFFCFKGLNLYIVPLNIYNLYFGIFYGYTTDDDYQGLQQVSEEIRENLSDLIASSIAAKREEAFSKIIAEVGKLGNLSREMLEDLLSDLVCLINCDALIFAVKDKDIFKPFVNIGINTLELREVSAKNSLESLVLYSKEAQSIKVDTHDLRLKNSIFKDTKKIGKIVLCIPVIDNDTAYGLLYVCYQNINIQVKQCLRILTGFSQYLALQQAKTTLWDRCEKQLEKLDIINELSGLAYLSDSDDVLNQLMDLTVNILSPKALAVYNKDTKLKIARFTTNASLEELKVGSNLSRYYRFSLNSCNGENLGFLVVDREKPFEETEAQLLAIVANFVSLAIGIEENRSRYEKTFKGALRTLAKIVEMKDPYTFGHSERVSRYSYELALEAGLSKNEAEHITSAAFLHDIGKVVIPDKILLKTKELTSKEKEQINTHPVKGAEIIENLFDIPHIYDVIRYHHERLDGTGYPDGLDGEKIPLSAKIVAIADSYEAMISQRIYRKAMTAHEAYQNLLAEAGDKYDSKLVKLFYQVIRGEMFIKFQKSDGGQFNPKVFNDKFTELTVREREVLTLLANGSNNKEIAEALFITEQTVKSHVSKILQKLEVEDRTKAAVYALKSGWF is encoded by the coding sequence TTGCTTGATTCCAATGTGATGTTTGAAATTATTATGTCCCAAATAATACATATCGTAGCAACATTTAATAGAATTTCAAACTATAGCTTTAGCTTTTGTGAAAAAAATCAGCTTAAGGAACTTGGTTTAACCGTAGATGGTGTAAATGTATGTCAAGGTTGTGATTATGACTGCCCCGCAAAAAACAGTGGCGCGGTTTATGAGAATTCGTTCTTTTGTTTTAAAGGTTTAAATTTGTATATAGTACCCCTTAATATTTACAATTTATATTTTGGTATATTTTATGGTTACACTACCGACGACGATTACCAGGGGCTGCAGCAAGTTTCTGAAGAAATACGGGAAAATTTAAGTGATCTAATCGCAAGTAGCATTGCTGCAAAAAGGGAAGAGGCATTTAGCAAAATAATAGCGGAAGTAGGTAAATTAGGCAACCTGTCCCGAGAAATGCTGGAGGACTTACTGAGCGATTTAGTTTGTTTAATTAACTGTGATGCACTAATATTTGCTGTAAAAGATAAAGATATATTTAAACCCTTCGTAAATATTGGTATTAATACATTAGAATTGCGAGAAGTCAGTGCAAAAAATAGTTTGGAAAGCCTTGTTTTGTACAGCAAGGAAGCACAGTCGATAAAAGTCGATACACATGACTTACGGTTAAAAAACTCAATCTTTAAGGATACGAAAAAAATAGGCAAGATTGTATTATGCATACCTGTAATTGATAACGATACAGCGTACGGGTTATTATACGTATGCTACCAAAATATCAACATTCAGGTAAAGCAGTGTTTAAGAATTCTTACTGGTTTCAGTCAATATTTAGCCCTGCAGCAGGCAAAAACCACGCTGTGGGACAGGTGTGAGAAGCAGCTGGAAAAATTGGATATAATTAACGAATTAAGTGGATTAGCCTATTTGTCGGATTCCGATGATGTTCTTAACCAACTGATGGATTTAACTGTAAACATACTCAGTCCAAAGGCGTTGGCTGTATATAATAAAGATACCAAATTAAAGATAGCCCGCTTCACGACTAATGCTTCGCTGGAAGAATTAAAGGTTGGCAGTAATTTATCTCGGTATTATCGGTTCTCCTTAAATTCGTGCAACGGTGAAAATTTAGGTTTTTTAGTAGTTGACAGAGAAAAACCATTTGAGGAAACAGAAGCTCAACTGCTTGCAATTGTTGCTAATTTTGTTTCATTAGCTATTGGTATTGAAGAGAATAGAAGTCGCTACGAGAAGACGTTTAAAGGTGCTTTAAGAACTTTGGCTAAAATTGTAGAGATGAAAGACCCATATACATTTGGTCACTCGGAACGGGTGAGTAGATATTCCTATGAGCTGGCACTGGAGGCCGGTCTGAGTAAGAACGAGGCTGAACACATTACCAGTGCAGCGTTTTTACATGATATCGGTAAAGTTGTAATACCGGATAAGATATTGCTAAAAACAAAAGAACTTACATCTAAGGAAAAGGAACAAATAAATACCCACCCGGTAAAGGGTGCGGAGATTATAGAAAATCTCTTTGATATCCCCCATATATATGATGTCATCCGGTACCATCATGAAAGATTGGATGGTACAGGTTATCCTGATGGTCTGGATGGCGAGAAAATTCCTCTTTCGGCTAAAATTGTTGCTATAGCTGACAGTTATGAAGCCATGATATCCCAGCGAATATACCGTAAAGCCATGACAGCTCATGAAGCTTATCAAAATCTGCTTGCCGAAGCGGGTGACAAATATGATTCAAAGCTGGTTAAATTATTTTACCAGGTTATACGAGGTGAGATGTTTATAAAATTCCAGAAAAGTGACGGTGGGCAATTTAACCCTAAAGTATTTAATGACAAGTTTACAGAACTCACTGTCAGGGAACGGGAGGTATTGACGTTGCTGGCTAATGGCAGTAATAATAAGGAGATTGCCGAAGCCTTATTTATAACTGAACAAACTGTGAAAAGCCATGTATCAAAAATATTGCAGAAACTGGAGGTTGAAGATCGTACAAAAGCTGCTGTATATGCTTTAAAATCAGGCTGGTTTTAA
- a CDS encoding transposase: MGRMPRIEFEGAIYHVIQRGNNKEFVFERDYDKQYLLMLLREMVPDMDFRLLGYVIMNNHYHLLLQRLGTPLQVLMQQFNSRYARYYNWKHERKGHVFQGRYKALLVRDESYLVAVLRYIHQNPVKAGICQEVSQYPWTSDECYRQGSDATGLINSKLILNTLSQEHSQAVAMYQDFMDTEDNTNYEKGKFIGEFEFTVAAEIAATSETDFGASGIKVFGGGIQLDQILREKCTNPSQFTLLKSGSRSRNLTPIKVTFAKEALKVGYSLEDIGAALSMSRAAVSDLLQRWRNEF; this comes from the coding sequence ATGGGTCGTATGCCACGGATTGAGTTTGAAGGTGCGATTTACCATGTAATTCAGCGGGGTAATAACAAAGAGTTTGTGTTTGAGCGGGATTATGACAAACAATACCTGCTGATGCTGCTAAGAGAAATGGTGCCGGATATGGATTTCAGACTGCTTGGATATGTTATCATGAACAATCACTATCACCTGCTGCTGCAGAGGCTGGGAACGCCTTTGCAAGTGCTGATGCAGCAGTTTAACAGCCGTTATGCTCGATATTATAACTGGAAACACGAGCGGAAGGGTCATGTGTTTCAAGGGCGCTATAAGGCATTGCTGGTGCGGGACGAGAGTTACCTGGTGGCAGTGCTAAGGTATATTCATCAGAACCCTGTCAAAGCGGGCATATGTCAGGAAGTGAGCCAGTATCCATGGACTAGCGATGAATGTTACCGGCAAGGCTCAGACGCGACCGGCCTGATAAATTCTAAATTAATTCTCAACACCCTATCCCAAGAACACTCCCAAGCGGTGGCGATGTATCAGGATTTTATGGATACAGAAGATAATACTAATTATGAAAAAGGTAAGTTTATCGGCGAGTTTGAATTTACCGTTGCTGCAGAAATTGCCGCCACATCAGAGACTGATTTCGGTGCTTCGGGGATAAAGGTATTTGGCGGCGGAATACAGTTAGACCAAATACTTAGAGAAAAGTGTACCAACCCGAGCCAGTTTACGCTGTTGAAATCAGGGTCCAGGTCACGAAACCTTACGCCCATTAAAGTCACTTTTGCCAAAGAAGCACTAAAAGTGGGTTATTCTCTAGAAGACATCGGCGCTGCCCTCTCCATGAGCAGAGCGGCAGTTAGCGATTTATTACAGCGTTGGCGGAATGAATTTTAA
- a CDS encoding Na/Pi cotransporter family protein, giving the protein MQLTFVLMGLMGGLGIFVYGMQLTSDGLQKASAHRMKDVLASITRNRLLAVVVGVVITVLLQSSSAATVLLVGLVNASMMTLGQALGVILGSAVGTTLTVQLIAFKVTDYALWMVALGVPLKLFAKEQRTRNLGQAVLGFGFIFYGMSLMSQSMEPLRSYPGFVEMLVNVTASPLLTVLVTTVFTAIVQSSAASIALGMSLASQGVIGFEATVPMVLGANIGTTATALLSSLASSRAAKRVALAHLIFKVIGVIIFLPFLGLFSQVVAMTSSDIHRQIANGHSIFNIVNLLIFLPFTSHFGNLMLKILPDTGTQERAAHYLDEAVLEVPELAIDQAKSEILRMAKVVRQDVLPHLTEAVRTGDEKMRNQLQEAELTLDFLYRSITRYLSRLAQGNLSEGQSEVQVKMLYVCNDLEHLGDVMMGMLQIGQKIRREGLELSGEGWDEIEMMHKAITKNFNNAVEAFEEEDQEKARSVIHLNPEIVRMEKNLRYSHFHRLQENEKSLETSSVHLDLTNSLLRINSHAISIAQATMGII; this is encoded by the coding sequence ATGCAATTAACATTTGTGCTGATGGGCCTCATGGGAGGCCTTGGAATATTTGTATATGGGATGCAGCTGACTTCCGACGGACTGCAGAAAGCATCTGCGCACCGAATGAAGGATGTTTTGGCCAGCATTACCAGAAACCGTCTGCTGGCGGTGGTAGTGGGCGTGGTGATCACAGTGCTGCTGCAGTCAAGCAGCGCAGCTACGGTGCTGTTAGTAGGCCTGGTTAATGCGTCCATGATGACCCTAGGCCAGGCCTTGGGAGTAATTCTCGGGTCGGCGGTAGGTACCACATTGACCGTTCAATTGATTGCCTTTAAGGTGACGGATTACGCCTTGTGGATGGTGGCGTTGGGAGTACCGTTAAAGCTTTTTGCCAAGGAGCAGCGTACCAGGAACTTAGGTCAGGCTGTATTGGGCTTTGGCTTTATTTTTTATGGCATGTCCCTGATGTCTCAGTCCATGGAGCCGCTTCGTTCTTATCCCGGGTTTGTTGAGATGTTAGTTAATGTGACCGCAAGTCCGCTGCTGACGGTGCTGGTAACAACGGTATTTACCGCCATCGTCCAAAGCAGCGCCGCTTCCATAGCTTTAGGTATGTCGTTGGCCAGTCAGGGAGTAATTGGCTTTGAAGCAACCGTCCCGATGGTGCTTGGGGCCAACATAGGTACCACTGCCACAGCGCTTTTATCAAGTCTTGCCTCTTCCAGAGCTGCAAAAAGAGTTGCATTGGCACACTTGATTTTTAAAGTAATCGGCGTAATTATATTCCTACCCTTTTTAGGGCTGTTTTCTCAAGTGGTGGCCATGACATCATCAGATATCCACCGGCAGATCGCCAATGGTCATTCTATTTTTAACATAGTAAATTTATTAATATTTTTGCCGTTTACCAGCCATTTCGGTAACCTGATGCTAAAGATACTGCCTGACACGGGCACTCAGGAGCGTGCCGCCCATTACCTTGATGAGGCAGTGCTGGAAGTGCCGGAATTGGCCATTGACCAGGCCAAAAGTGAGATTTTACGTATGGCCAAGGTGGTACGCCAAGATGTGCTGCCCCATCTGACGGAGGCAGTACGTACCGGCGATGAAAAGATGCGTAACCAGCTGCAGGAAGCAGAGCTTACTTTAGATTTCCTTTATCGTTCAATTACCCGTTATCTTTCCCGTTTGGCCCAAGGTAATCTTTCCGAAGGCCAGTCCGAGGTACAGGTCAAAATGCTTTATGTATGTAATGACCTAGAGCACCTAGGCGATGTGATGATGGGCATGCTCCAAATTGGCCAGAAAATCCGACGGGAAGGATTGGAACTGAGTGGGGAAGGATGGGACGAAATAGAAATGATGCATAAGGCCATCACCAAAAACTTTAATAATGCTGTGGAAGCATTTGAAGAGGAGGATCAAGAAAAGGCCCGAAGCGTCATCCACCTTAATCCCGAAATAGTGCGTATGGAGAAGAACCTGCGCTACTCACATTTCCATCGGCTCCAGGAAAATGAAAAGTCTCTTGAAACCAGTTCGGTGCACCTGGACTTAACCAATAGCCTGCTGCGTATCAACTCTCATGCTATCAGCATTGCTCAAGCAACCATGGGAATAATTTAA
- the phoU gene encoding phosphate signaling complex protein PhoU gives MISRPLNAYERAIKSLEAEILNMGEDVNEILMLSMEGLINQDEDMCNRVIEMDDPIDDMDYDIEQKALEIISLQQPIEKDLRTLASAMRIIKELERIADYAVNIAQVSLRLRKKGQYFKPLVDIPRMADLALAMVNKSLKAYTQRDVRSARELDDDDTQVDKLFEYLYDELIDFMKNDCSLVDQASYLSLVARYLERVGDHAVNIAEMTIYMVTGERRPFDRVNE, from the coding sequence ATGATCAGCAGACCGTTAAACGCCTACGAACGGGCAATTAAATCCCTAGAAGCAGAAATATTAAATATGGGGGAAGACGTCAACGAAATTCTGATGCTATCTATGGAAGGTCTGATAAATCAGGATGAAGATATGTGTAACCGGGTGATTGAAATGGATGACCCGATTGATGATATGGATTACGATATTGAACAAAAGGCCCTGGAGATAATTTCATTGCAGCAGCCAATTGAGAAAGACTTAAGAACCCTGGCCAGTGCCATGCGAATCATTAAAGAACTTGAACGTATCGCCGATTATGCTGTCAATATTGCTCAGGTTTCCCTGCGGCTGAGAAAGAAAGGGCAGTATTTTAAGCCGCTGGTTGATATTCCCCGCATGGCAGATTTGGCCCTGGCAATGGTAAACAAAAGTCTAAAGGCCTATACCCAACGGGATGTCCGCTCCGCCCGGGAACTTGATGATGATGACACCCAAGTTGATAAATTGTTTGAATACCTTTATGACGAACTAATTGACTTTATGAAAAATGACTGCAGTCTTGTAGACCAGGCCAGTTACCTTTCCTTGGTGGCCAGATACTTAGAACGCGTCGGCGATCACGCCGTTAATATCGCTGAAATGACCATTTACATGGTCACCGGCGAACGTCGACCTTTCGATAGAGTAAATGAATAA
- a CDS encoding NifB/NifX family molybdenum-iron cluster-binding protein has translation MKKRIAVPSETPGGLGASRSAHFGHCDVFTMVDIEDGEIKDVSVLPNSDHEHGGCLAPVKALLLNGVRAMVVGGMGPNPLAGFQAAGISVYLGSGDTVKDAVQAFVDNSAPRMDNNSTCGCGGHGHDHEHEHGHCHG, from the coding sequence ATGAAAAAAAGAATTGCAGTTCCTTCTGAGACACCGGGCGGTTTGGGAGCCAGCCGGTCTGCGCATTTCGGTCATTGTGATGTATTTACAATGGTTGATATTGAGGATGGAGAAATTAAAGATGTCTCCGTGCTGCCTAATAGCGACCACGAGCACGGCGGATGTCTAGCCCCGGTAAAGGCTCTGCTGTTAAACGGCGTCCGAGCCATGGTGGTAGGTGGTATGGGACCGAACCCGCTGGCCGGATTTCAAGCGGCGGGTATCTCAGTCTATCTCGGCAGCGGTGACACTGTAAAGGATGCAGTACAGGCTTTTGTCGATAACAGTGCACCGCGAATGGATAATAATTCGACTTGCGGCTGCGGCGGGCATGGTCATGACCATGAGCATGAGCATGGTCACTGCCACGGATAA
- a CDS encoding DUF134 domain-containing protein: MPRPKKCRRVGNIPKEAYFKPAGIPIRELEEVNLLVEELEAIRLKDLTGLNQEECAQRMNVSRPTFQRILTKARQKIASALVDGKAIKVEGGDFRMHLQQSNCPKCRGDSAGEQDACPFCGHEK, encoded by the coding sequence ATGCCGCGGCCTAAGAAATGTCGCAGGGTGGGGAATATTCCGAAGGAAGCGTATTTTAAGCCGGCGGGTATACCAATTAGGGAACTTGAAGAGGTCAACCTGCTGGTGGAAGAGCTGGAAGCGATCAGACTTAAGGATTTAACCGGGCTAAATCAAGAGGAATGTGCTCAGCGCATGAATGTATCCCGGCCTACCTTTCAGCGGATTCTCACCAAGGCACGGCAAAAAATCGCCTCAGCCTTGGTAGACGGTAAGGCGATTAAGGTTGAGGGCGGGGATTTCCGAATGCATTTGCAGCAATCTAACTGTCCGAAATGCCGTGGCGATTCTGCCGGCGAACAGGATGCCTGTCCCTTCTGTGGTCACGAAAAATAA
- a CDS encoding menaquinone biosynthetic enzyme MqnA/MqnD family protein encodes MTNRHNNLNVGVVDSLDYLPVIDAIESGEILTGVNLIKDSPKGLHDRFLDGELDIAPLPSNEYAEHFKQCLILPDLSMITRGDTSDLLLFSKVPVSQLDGKTICIPDTAVSSFVLLKILINHYYQMQVNYCHKQPDLNEMLDNADAALLFGEQAILARDEFNGHILDLGKLWRDFTAEPMVYALWVVREEYAKQNPVQVDFMAKALHACRNLSMKNIPRLVEKAKHRYNLSPDMVEGYFKSIKSSFDQSDRKALLRYFAHAQICGLIPPKVTLKVWGE; translated from the coding sequence ATGACCAATAGACATAATAATCTAAATGTAGGCGTTGTTGACAGCTTGGACTACCTGCCGGTTATCGATGCCATTGAATCCGGGGAAATTCTTACCGGAGTTAATCTTATCAAAGATAGTCCTAAAGGATTACATGACCGTTTCCTTGACGGGGAATTGGACATTGCACCGCTTCCTTCCAATGAATATGCAGAACATTTTAAACAATGTCTCATACTGCCTGATCTTTCCATGATAACTCGGGGAGATACGAGCGATTTGCTGCTCTTTAGTAAGGTGCCTGTGAGCCAATTAGACGGTAAAACTATCTGTATTCCTGATACCGCAGTCAGTTCATTTGTACTGCTAAAAATTCTCATCAATCATTACTACCAGATGCAGGTTAATTATTGCCATAAGCAGCCGGATTTAAATGAGATGCTCGATAATGCCGATGCAGCACTGCTCTTTGGCGAGCAGGCCATACTGGCGCGTGATGAGTTCAATGGCCATATACTGGACCTCGGTAAACTGTGGCGTGACTTTACTGCCGAGCCCATGGTCTATGCCCTATGGGTGGTACGGGAAGAATATGCAAAGCAGAATCCCGTACAGGTGGATTTCATGGCCAAGGCCCTGCACGCCTGTCGAAACCTCAGCATGAAAAATATCCCCCGTTTGGTGGAGAAGGCCAAACACCGCTATAATTTATCTCCCGATATGGTGGAGGGCTACTTTAAATCAATAAAGAGCAGCTTTGATCAGTCAGATCGTAAGGCCCTACTCCGGTATTTTGCCCATGCTCAGATTTGCGGCCTGATACCGCCTAAGGTAACATTAAAGGTGTGGGGAGAATAA
- a CDS encoding UbiA-like polyprenyltransferase yields MASQNKFKTFLEMIKFEHTIFALPFAYLGAFLASGGVPTAANLFWITVAMVGARTAAMSLNRLIDRQIDALNPRTAARALPKGLLSVGEVWLYTIISFVILFAAAAQLNPLCVKLMPVAVFVLVIYSYTKRWTWACHFVLGIALGLAPLGSWVAVTGSIDLPGILLGLAVAVWVAGFDIIYACQDYDFDRNAGIHSVPKRFGISRALVISSVLHIFAPLLLLAVGLYAGLGIFYLVGVLAATGLLYYEHRLIRPDDLSKLGMAFMNMNGYLSTLMFVFTVLDVLL; encoded by the coding sequence ATGGCTTCACAGAATAAATTTAAAACATTTTTGGAAATGATTAAATTTGAGCACACTATTTTCGCGCTCCCATTTGCTTACTTAGGCGCATTTTTAGCAAGCGGCGGCGTCCCAACCGCAGCTAATCTTTTTTGGATTACAGTGGCTATGGTGGGAGCAAGAACCGCGGCAATGTCATTAAACCGGCTGATTGATCGGCAGATAGATGCCTTAAATCCCCGCACTGCTGCGAGGGCTTTACCAAAAGGACTTTTATCAGTGGGCGAAGTTTGGCTTTATACGATTATTTCCTTCGTGATACTTTTTGCAGCGGCGGCTCAGCTTAATCCGCTCTGCGTCAAATTAATGCCTGTCGCCGTATTTGTACTAGTAATTTACTCCTACACCAAACGCTGGACTTGGGCATGTCATTTCGTGCTGGGTATCGCGTTGGGCCTGGCACCGTTGGGCAGCTGGGTGGCGGTTACCGGCAGTATTGATTTACCCGGGATACTTTTGGGACTGGCTGTGGCAGTATGGGTGGCTGGCTTTGATATCATTTATGCCTGTCAGGATTATGATTTCGACCGCAATGCCGGTATTCACTCCGTTCCCAAGCGCTTCGGCATCAGTCGGGCCTTAGTTATTTCTTCGGTGCTACATATATTTGCCCCGTTGTTATTATTGGCGGTCGGCCTATATGCGGGTCTTGGCATTTTTTACCTGGTTGGTGTATTGGCAGCAACCGGGCTTTTATATTACGAACACCGATTGATTAGACCCGATGATCTCTCCAAATTAGGTATGGCTTTTATGAATATGAATGGATATCTAAGTACGCTGATGTTTGTATTTACTGTATTAGATGTACTTCTTTAA